In Rhodamnia argentea isolate NSW1041297 chromosome 5, ASM2092103v1, whole genome shotgun sequence, the DNA window ttctagttaaaattgaccggagtaactacattgacaaatcatcaaaaggttcatgagtaaattgacacgattgaaagatttaggactagatGGCCATCCTACATTTTCCCCCTAAGCAACGTGACAAGCTTTTTTATCAAGTCTTGAGAATGACCCACTCGATTAAATGTTCACTTACACTATTTTATCTTACTTACTACACAAAACTTTGTGGACCGATCTTAGTAGATCTAGCGTTAAGAACAGCGTACAACAATAGTTTAGGCGCATAAAAGAAACTCAATATCTTCACTTGGAAGatggcgaagagagagagagccaaacTTTGAATCGATCAATATTTCTAGTTTAATTGGTCTTCACTCTAAAAACTTGGGCCAATGAGTTATTCAGCCAAACTAGTTGCTACACCTTACACCACATCATGCAAGAGTCCACCTCTGAGTCTTATCAATTTAAAGGGTAAGACCCACCTCCATTTCGAAATCTTAAATCACTGCTAATCACTGAAATAAATTGAAGTCTTGAATTGCTTCTAATCAACAGGCCACGGCCATAATTGCTCAGGCATCTCTTTTTATTGGTGCAAAATACATTTTATAATGCAATTGCCAATAACATTTGACAGGTAGATAATTAGTAAACATATCAAGGACCACGTGAATCATGATGTGTGGGACCTAAAGTAGATACGAAAATGAACGGCCAAAGTCAATATAAGACCCAAGCCACACTACTTTTTTCTCAACCCAGGCCAGTGTTCTAACAAACTTGGTGAATTTTGGTGTCTCAATATTTGTGCCAACATGGCTAATTTGCGTGGAAAAGTAGAGGCTGAAGTCGAACTGAAATCACCAGCTGATAAATTCTTCAAGATTTGGAGGAGCGAAACCCACAAGTTGCCCACCGTCAGTTCCAAAAACGTTCAAGGACTCAAAGTTCATGAAGGGGACTGGGATCAGCATGGAGCTATCAAGATTTGGAATTATACCGTTGGTAATTCATTCAATCTGGTCTCTCTTATTATGAATTTTATTCCATGTTGTCATGGAAATTAAATTTGATGACCCCGCCTAACGTAAACCTTCTTTTTCGTCTGTGCAATTGTACAGATGGGAAATCCGAAGTGTTCAAGGAGAAGGTCGAGTTTGATGATGACAACATGTCGTTCACCCTGCACGGCACTGAGGGCCACGTCTTTGACGCGTGGAAGGTCTTCAAGCCGGCATGCAAACTAGTCCCGAAGGAGCAAGGCAGTGTGGCTAAGCTGAGCATCGAATACGAGAAGTACAAGGCGAGCGACCCTAACCCCGACAAGTACATGGCCTTCTTCATCGACATGACCAAGGACATCGATGCTCACATTTTAAGCGCACGAAGGAAAAAAGATCGTGGCATGGATGTGATCATATGTGAAGTTGTGCTGTATTATGCTTGATATTTCTGGTGCTTCTATGCATCTAGACCCAATAAATCAAGCGGGTTGATCAGGTGATCTGAAGTTGAGTTGTGTTTTGGGAATACCAGAAGAATCGTGTATTATGTTCGTCTGTAATCTTGCTTGTAGTAAGACTTGCGGTTTTTCCAAAATGATATGATTATGGGGAAGCTAGTacatgctttgatttttttttttttttgggttaaggtAGTACATGCTTTGATTTGATCCCTCCATAGATAATGTTCACGATTTCCAATGAAATTAAGAGCTTCATATGTCAGTTGAACTTCGAGCACATTTACTTAAACACTTCGATAAATTAAGATGTAGAAATATAATCGCAATAGACGATATCATGATACAAATTAGATGAGATTATGATAATCATATCATGATACAAAATGATATGATTATGGGGAAGCTTGTacatgctttgattttttttttttggggttaagGTAGTACATGCTTTGATTTGATCCCTCCATAGATAATGTTTACGATTTCCAATGAAATTAAGAGATTAATATGTTAGTTGAACTTCGAGCACATTTACTCAAACACTTAGATAAATTAAGATGCAGAAATATAGTCGCAATAGACGATATCATGATACAAATTAGATGAGATTGAACAAGGATTGTATTTCCGTATTGTAGTGGATCTAACGTAGGCGAGTTTCAGATATATCTTACAGGACTTTCTAGGAATTTTAGATGGTTCCTAGTGATGGGTTGTATCTTAATTTGAATAAGaacaatgacataaataatagaaaaatagatgaagTACGGTTTACTCAGGTTCACCCCAGAATAGGGCTACGtcttgcaaagagatttcactataatttagGTTTATAGCCGCGCAAGTTGTTACAATGATCTTTCATACGAACACAATATATATGATCtaaaaaatgggtccaaaacctAAGCCTATTTAAATCCCTTTGATCCCACAACATACGGGCTAACTTAAATACAAGCCCAACTCTAAAAAATGGGCGTTGCTCCCAAACCCCCGTATTCTATGCACAGGGGTCATATGTCATGGGTTCATATTTCAGTTTCTCAAAGCTCACGTGAGCATGCCCgatatgagaaacaagggtccccaaAGTATTCACCAACTCCAACATCTAGTGTAATTTATCACATATTGAGCTTTGGTCTAACTGGCCAAAAAAGCAGCATTGTACAATTAAGAATCGATGTAGTTTGAATGACGAGTGTCTTCAATAATTCGTCTAAATTCATTTGAGCCATTGGTCCCACCTTAGTATGGTGACTATCGTCGCAGTTTCGCCGTGGATGATGAGGTGCAACTTATAAGCAATTGCTAGAGTTGTCAGAATGTTCTCAAgcattgaaaattgaaaattcttgtATCCACATCTATATTGATTTGGTATAATTTACCACTGTTACGATTAGGCAGATCTTTTTCCATACAAAGAGTACAGTAGGAAATCGAAAATTCCTGCTTCAGTTGTACACTAATGTAGTCTGCAATGCACTTCTTTTGACGGCTTTTCGCACCTAATGGCATTTCTCATGAGAAACATTTGTTGGGTAATGGAATAAAGACATATCCTGGCATTAGGGCAGAGATATGACATGTGAGTATGACCTTAGCATGACAGTTGATTATAGATTGGAGTATCTCCCTCTTTTTGGGGACGATTTTACATGAGTGTTGTGAATTCATATCACAGCTTGGTTATGAATTAGAATACCTCCACTTCCCCGAGGACGATTTTGTATGTGAAGTCATATGATAGCTTGACTATGAAGGGATTTATCAGAACCGAATCGGACGATCGcacagagaatcgagaaaaattggaaagatgcatgagattacccaggttcaccccaagattagggctacgtcctgcaaagagatttcactatatttttcggtttccAATTCAACttaatacaatgataaaaccgaacaaaatatatatgctcaaaaacgggctaaaaaacctaaaacctcttaattccaccatacgGGCTTTTCAGATATATCttaacctaaaacctcttaattccaccatacgAGCTTTTCCCAGAGGAGGGGACCCttatttctcacaccgggtacgcccacgtgagcttagggaaaccgaagtgttacccaacgacatatgacccctacgcgcgggatgcggAGGTTCGGGGGCAGCGTCCCCTACACGGGTGTCCCGTTGCCCGGTCAGCGgacgggggttcgggggcagcgcctcccgacggTGGAATTAAGAGAGATTTTCTATTGCCGCAGAACATTGAAGAATCAACTACGAAGTTTAATTTAGAAACTTTCTTTTGGGGGAAACTGTGTGGATCATCTTGAGAAGATGAGGGCCGAGCGTTCTCTAACCGGCATAGATTGGTGCAGTCTAAACAACTGTTTGGAGTCTGAGTTTTCCCAGAGGAGGGGAATGATGCAGACTAGAGGATCATCTAAATTTGGAGTCTTACTTTGTTTCCCCATTCATAGAACATATGATGCTGTTTCTTTCTGAATAATCGCTTACTTAGATTTAAGGTAATATCTCTATGATTTagtaaataattttctttttcatgatttATCGAACGTGTGACAAGGAGTTCTATGTTGTCTCGCCAATGTTAAAGCATTGGGAGCATTACTCTTGATCGGGAGGGAGTTTGTTCTGTATTTCGGTCAAGAGGGACAAAAGTATCTGAGCAATCCAAAGCGAACTAGCAGTGACATGCATCCGTGTCGGTATACTTCGTTCTGCAGATATTCCTGTATTGGTGAATTCAGAAGTCCGGCGCACTGAACTGAGTTGCAAATTCTCTTAGTAGGCGCGAGGTTGAGGGTTTCGGATGTTTGCAGAAATTGCATCAAAGCGATGAAGAATTTTAAGTAATCTGGGAGTGATCACAACCAAATCAACCTGGTGATAATTATCGTGTGCATGATGGCTTCTTAATGAAGGCAAGTCAGCTTTGCATTTCCTTGTTCTAGAGAGATTTTACTGGCGACA includes these proteins:
- the LOC115739926 gene encoding MLP-like protein 328; its protein translation is MANLRGKVEAEVELKSPADKFFKIWRSETHKLPTVSSKNVQGLKVHEGDWDQHGAIKIWNYTVDGKSEVFKEKVEFDDDNMSFTLHGTEGHVFDAWKVFKPACKLVPKEQGSVAKLSIEYEKYKASDPNPDKYMAFFIDMTKDIDAHILSARRKKDRGMDVIICEVVLYYA